The sequence CCTGCACGCTAAGGGCGGCAGATCGCGCCAACATCAATCCATGCACGTGCGTATAAATCCACACTATCTAGGAGAACATGAGCTATATTGATTACTGATATATGACATAAGTAGAATTACCAGGGGCACCTATGAGCACGGATGAAGCACAGACAGCTCCTGTCGCACTGTCGGGGCGCGAGCTGCAAATCGTCGAGTTGGTTACGGTAGGACTGACCAACCAGGAGATTGCAGAGCGTCTTGAAATCAGCAAGCGCACGGTCGACAACCATATCAGTAACATTCTAGACAAGACTTCTACCGGTAATCGTGTGGCTCTGGTGCGCTGGGCACTCCAGTGGGGGAAAGTGTGTTTGGATGATGTGAACTGCTGTGCTTTGTCGAGCAGTCTCGGTCGGAATAACGGGAACGACCAACCGCAGAGCGCTTAGGGTTTACTGCTAACTGTATTCTGCAAAGTGCTTGCCAGCATTAGCTTCAATTGACGAATCTTGAATCCTTACGATTGCTGCGAGTCTCATTGAGTGCTGTGTTCGTTCTTCGCTGATGCTACATCCAAAGCTTCGTCGGTAGGTTGAGCGGCCCAACAACGTCCTCCGGCATCGGGAAAGCGGGTGCTGCATTTGGGGGATGGTGTTATTGAGCTCTGGATGTTTGCCCACGGTCGTAAGTTCATGAGCTCGCGCGATCCT comes from Rubidibacter lacunae KORDI 51-2 and encodes:
- the pedR gene encoding photosynthetic electron transport-dependent transcriptional regulator PedR translates to MSTDEAQTAPVALSGRELQIVELVTVGLTNQEIAERLEISKRTVDNHISNILDKTSTGNRVALVRWALQWGKVCLDDVNCCALSSSLGRNNGNDQPQSA